In the genome of Gammaproteobacteria bacterium, one region contains:
- the lnt gene encoding apolipoprotein N-acyltransferase, which produces MNNSLAFLQGRRGDLTALLAGLMLPMAFAPFNMWPLAVVSLLILFMAWQQVSAKRAFWRGWLFGVGMFTIGVSWVHVSMTRFGGVDELLSMALTLLFALFLALFPALAGGLARRFKRVEQQPYLQLVVLMPVLWVLLEWVRSWIFTGFPWLTVGYSQIDSPLAGWAPVFGVFGLSLFIAMSAGLLALIWLQGQTVLRRTAPVLVLLWLLPLLLMRVDWSNPAGDPISVALVQGNVSQDQKWLPEQRIPTLDLYANLSRENWGTDLIVWPETAVPAVYHQIKPFLHAVAQEARMNGSEMLVGIPVYDQRTKHFYNSMLSLGGEELFYFKRHLVPFGEYLPLPDLLGGIINFFQIPMSDFEPGDSEEAPLLRLVGHEAGISICYEDVFGNEVIEALPSAAFLVNASNDAWFGDSMAPHQHLQIARMRSLETARYMLRSTNTGVSAIIDAKGQLLATSPQFAVHVLKGEIQPLTGMTPFAVFGNLPVVIFCVLGVLALILVSVFRRPKSN; this is translated from the coding sequence GTGAATAATTCGTTGGCTTTTTTGCAGGGGCGCCGCGGCGACCTGACGGCGCTGCTTGCCGGTTTGATGCTGCCGATGGCATTTGCGCCGTTCAACATGTGGCCGCTGGCGGTTGTTTCGTTATTGATCCTGTTCATGGCCTGGCAGCAGGTGAGCGCCAAACGTGCGTTTTGGCGCGGCTGGCTGTTTGGCGTGGGCATGTTCACCATCGGTGTTTCCTGGGTGCATGTGTCGATGACACGGTTTGGCGGTGTGGACGAGCTGTTGTCCATGGCGCTGACGCTGTTGTTTGCCTTGTTCCTGGCGCTGTTCCCGGCCTTGGCTGGCGGTCTGGCGCGACGCTTTAAGCGCGTCGAACAGCAACCGTACCTGCAGCTGGTGGTGTTGATGCCCGTGCTGTGGGTGTTGCTGGAATGGGTCCGCAGCTGGATTTTCACCGGCTTTCCCTGGTTGACGGTGGGCTATTCGCAAATTGACAGTCCGTTGGCTGGTTGGGCGCCGGTGTTTGGCGTGTTTGGCTTGTCATTGTTTATCGCGATGTCAGCGGGACTGTTGGCGCTGATCTGGCTGCAGGGGCAGACGGTGCTCAGACGTACTGCGCCGGTGTTGGTGCTGCTGTGGTTGCTGCCACTGCTATTGATGCGGGTCGATTGGTCGAACCCTGCCGGCGATCCCATCAGTGTCGCGCTGGTGCAGGGCAATGTCAGCCAGGATCAGAAGTGGTTGCCGGAGCAGCGCATTCCGACGCTGGATTTGTACGCCAATCTCAGTCGTGAAAACTGGGGCACCGATTTGATCGTTTGGCCGGAAACCGCCGTGCCGGCGGTGTATCACCAGATCAAGCCGTTTTTGCATGCGGTAGCGCAGGAAGCGCGGATGAACGGCAGCGAAATGCTGGTCGGGATTCCGGTGTACGATCAGCGCACGAAGCATTTTTACAACAGCATGCTGAGTCTGGGTGGCGAAGAGTTATTTTACTTTAAACGTCATCTGGTGCCGTTTGGCGAGTACCTTCCGCTGCCGGATTTGCTGGGCGGTATTATCAACTTCTTCCAGATTCCCATGTCGGATTTTGAACCTGGGGACTCAGAGGAAGCACCGCTGCTGCGACTGGTTGGCCACGAGGCGGGCATTTCCATCTGCTATGAGGATGTGTTCGGCAACGAGGTGATTGAGGCACTGCCATCGGCGGCGTTTTTGGTGAACGCCAGCAACGACGCCTGGTTCGGCGACTCCATGGCCCCACACCAGCATTTGCAGATTGCGCGGATGCGCTCGTTGGAAACGGCGCGCTACATGTTGCGATCCACCAACACCGGCGTATCGGCCATTATCGACGCCAAGGGACAGTTGTTAGCCACCTCGCCGCAGTTTGCGGTGCATGTGCTCAAAGGGGAAATCCAGCCCCTCACCGGCATGACGCCGTTTGCGGTATTCGGCAACCTGCCGGTCGTTATCTTCTGCGTGCTTGGCGTGCTGGCCCTGATTCTGGTCAGCGTGTTTCGTCGTCCCAAGAGCAATTAG
- a CDS encoding cupin domain-containing protein: MARIIFTDGRQIHDLKQIQATLAPLNVSLRYWPVPTDTDSQSLLAAKALDDSQKTSLLQSVNHYFDQLKDELGYTTRDMIVLHEDIPGLSDLLAKFESIHTHADDEVRYILAGKGYFGFVTADGEQFLVEVNAGDYINVPANAEHWFTLGDSSRIKAVRYFIDTSGWVPEYTQRQIQFTPETLPWSAATAD; encoded by the coding sequence ATGGCTCGCATCATTTTTACCGACGGTCGCCAGATCCACGACCTAAAACAAATTCAAGCCACCCTGGCGCCGCTGAATGTCAGTTTGCGTTACTGGCCAGTCCCAACCGATACCGACAGCCAGTCATTACTGGCGGCCAAAGCCCTGGATGACAGCCAAAAAACCAGCCTGCTGCAATCGGTCAATCACTACTTTGATCAGCTCAAGGACGAACTGGGTTACACCACCCGCGACATGATCGTGCTGCACGAAGACATTCCCGGCCTATCCGATCTGCTGGCCAAGTTTGAGAGCATCCACACCCACGCGGACGATGAAGTGCGCTACATCCTCGCCGGCAAGGGCTATTTTGGTTTTGTCACTGCCGATGGCGAACAATTCCTGGTCGAGGTTAACGCCGGTGACTACATCAACGTCCCCGCCAACGCCGAGCACTGGTTCACCCTGGGCGATTCCAGTCGAATCAAAGCCGTGCGTTATTTCATCGACACCAGCGGTTGGGTACCCGAATATACCCAGCGACAGATTCAGTTTACTCCCGAGACCCTCCCCTGGAGCGCCGCCACAGCAGATTAA
- the mgtE gene encoding magnesium transporter, with translation MQATDQIADHLQQISRWLQQDNVTDAGVLLNSLHPAEIAHLLEALPREHRVRAWELVDPSLDGDILTYVNDEIRALFIGDMAKEELLAATEKLDTDDLADILPDLPETVINELLQSMDEQNRNRLEAVLQFSEDTAGGLMNIDAVTVRPDVTLEVVQRYTRTRGKLPENTDSLVVVDRDGVLLGILPLVALVTLDPDTEVKDAMLRDVPAILASATTHDVADLFARRNLVSAPVVDSQQRVLGRITIDDVVDVILEEADHTYMSSAGLDEETDMFAPVVRSAQRRTVWLGINLLTALLASWVISLFDATIENLVALAILMPIVASMGGIAGSQTLTLVTRGLALGKIGKTNSRILLRKELAVGAVNGIIWAIVIGVLSALWFSSVSLGAIIAFAIITNLIVAALAGATIPLMLIRYGADPALAGSVILTTVTDVVGFFAFLGLASIFLA, from the coding sequence ATGCAGGCTACGGATCAAATCGCCGACCACTTGCAGCAAATCAGCCGCTGGCTACAGCAGGACAATGTCACCGACGCCGGCGTTCTGCTCAACAGCCTGCACCCGGCTGAAATTGCCCACCTGCTTGAAGCTCTGCCGCGCGAGCATCGCGTGCGGGCCTGGGAACTGGTCGACCCATCGCTTGATGGCGATATTCTCACTTACGTTAATGACGAAATCCGCGCACTGTTCATTGGCGACATGGCCAAGGAAGAGCTGCTCGCCGCCACCGAGAAACTCGACACCGACGACCTGGCGGACATTCTTCCCGACTTGCCGGAAACCGTCATTAACGAACTGCTGCAGTCCATGGACGAGCAGAACCGCAATCGCCTGGAAGCGGTACTGCAATTTTCCGAGGATACCGCAGGCGGCCTGATGAACATCGACGCGGTCACCGTGCGCCCGGACGTGACCCTGGAAGTGGTACAGCGCTACACCCGCACCCGCGGCAAACTGCCGGAAAACACTGACTCGCTGGTCGTCGTGGATCGTGATGGCGTACTGCTTGGCATCCTGCCACTGGTTGCACTGGTGACCCTGGACCCGGACACGGAGGTCAAGGACGCCATGCTGCGGGATGTCCCCGCGATCCTCGCCAGCGCCACCACCCATGATGTTGCCGATCTGTTCGCCCGCCGCAACCTGGTCTCGGCACCGGTGGTCGACAGCCAGCAGCGGGTACTGGGCCGGATCACCATCGACGACGTGGTCGACGTTATCCTCGAAGAAGCCGACCATACCTACATGAGTTCGGCCGGTCTGGACGAAGAAACCGACATGTTTGCGCCGGTGGTTCGCAGCGCCCAACGCCGTACCGTCTGGCTGGGGATCAACCTGCTCACTGCATTACTGGCGTCCTGGGTCATCAGCCTGTTCGACGCCACCATCGAAAATCTGGTCGCCCTGGCGATACTCATGCCCATCGTCGCCAGCATGGGCGGCATCGCCGGCAGCCAGACGCTCACCCTGGTTACCCGTGGCCTCGCCTTGGGCAAGATCGGCAAGACCAACTCCCGCATCCTGCTGCGCAAAGAGCTGGCGGTGGGTGCGGTCAACGGCATCATTTGGGCCATCGTGATCGGCGTGCTGTCGGCGCTGTGGTTTAGCAGCGTCTCCCTTGGCGCCATCATCGCCTTTGCAATCATCACCAACCTGATCGTCGCCGCCCTCGCCGGTGCCACCATCCCGTTGATGCTGATCCGCTATGGTGCCGATCCGGCGCTGGCCGGCAGCGTCATCCTCACCACAGTGACAGACGTGGTTGGCTTTTTTGCGTTCCTGGGGCTTGCCTCTATTTTTCTCGCCTGA
- a CDS encoding CBS domain-containing protein, whose amino-acid sequence MKEGRSSNGLEGRSWLDKISQVFGAEPKDRNDLIEILRDAERRDLVGGDALAMIEGVMQVSEMQVRDIMIPRSQMVVVERDQSPEQFLPVIMESGHSRFPVIGDSRDEVVGILLAKDLLGYFSTRQQGSDSFDIRDVMRLPAFIPESKRLNVLLKEFRAKRNHMAIVVDEYGGVSGLVTIEDVLEQIVGDIEDEYDVDEDSYIMKYSEKKFSVKALTPIDEFNDYFGSKFSDEEFDTIGGFVLNRFGHLPSRGEVVQIDKYRFEVLRADNRRIHLLQLTKVSKNKSEKISE is encoded by the coding sequence ATGAAAGAAGGACGAAGTAGTAACGGCCTTGAAGGCCGTTCGTGGCTGGATAAAATCAGCCAGGTGTTTGGTGCCGAGCCCAAAGACCGAAATGACTTGATCGAAATTCTGCGTGATGCCGAACGCCGCGATTTGGTCGGCGGCGATGCCCTGGCGATGATTGAGGGGGTGATGCAGGTATCTGAGATGCAGGTGCGTGACATCATGATTCCCCGTTCGCAAATGGTGGTGGTGGAGCGCGATCAATCCCCAGAACAGTTCCTGCCCGTGATCATGGAGTCAGGACATTCCCGATTCCCTGTGATTGGCGACAGCCGCGACGAGGTGGTTGGCATTTTGTTGGCCAAAGACCTGTTGGGCTATTTTTCTACCCGCCAACAAGGCAGCGACAGCTTTGATATTCGCGACGTGATGCGTTTGCCGGCATTTATTCCGGAGAGCAAACGTCTGAACGTGCTGCTCAAGGAATTCCGCGCCAAGCGTAACCACATGGCAATCGTGGTCGACGAATACGGCGGTGTTTCTGGTCTGGTGACTATCGAAGATGTACTCGAACAAATCGTCGGCGATATCGAGGATGAGTACGATGTCGACGAAGATAGCTACATCATGAAATACAGCGAGAAGAAATTCTCGGTGAAGGCGCTGACGCCAATTGATGAATTTAACGACTACTTTGGTAGCAAATTCTCTGATGAAGAATTCGATACCATTGGTGGTTTTGTCCTCAACCGTTTTGGTCATTTGCCCAGTCGTGGCGAAGTGGTACAGATCGACAAGTATCGCTTTGAAGTGTTGCGTGCGGACAACCGCCGCATCCACCTGTTGCAGCTGACCAAAGTCTCAAAAAATAAATCAGAAAAAATCAGTGAATAA
- a CDS encoding RND transporter — translation MTWLDKLPLFPLVVIAIMLALAPFVPEPHLLEKLKMLLDGSLQRPLDIFDLLMHATPLLLVVIKLIRRNKAKN, via the coding sequence ATGACGTGGTTGGATAAATTACCGTTGTTCCCGCTGGTGGTGATTGCCATCATGCTGGCCCTGGCGCCCTTTGTGCCGGAGCCGCATTTGCTGGAAAAGCTGAAGATGTTGCTGGATGGCTCGCTGCAGCGGCCACTGGATATTTTTGACTTGCTGATGCATGCCACGCCGTTGTTGTTAGTGGTGATCAAGCTGATCAGACGCAACAAGGCTAAAAATTAA
- a CDS encoding DUF3330 domain-containing protein, protein MATVTNNTSLRCDVCLKEIPASVGYNAEADEYVSHYFGLDCYQRWHQHQQLAGCAPGSQAANCSWDDETR, encoded by the coding sequence ATGGCCACCGTCACAAACAACACTTCACTCAGATGCGATGTCTGCCTCAAAGAAATACCCGCCAGCGTCGGCTACAACGCCGAGGCTGACGAATACGTTTCACATTATTTCGGGCTGGACTGCTACCAGCGCTGGCATCAACACCAGCAACTGGCAGGTTGTGCGCCTGGAAGCCAGGCGGCTAATTGCTCTTGGGACGACGAAACACGCTGA
- the miaB gene encoding tRNA (N6-isopentenyl adenosine(37)-C2)-methylthiotransferase MiaB, translating to MADKLYILTNGCQMNEYDSSKMADVLDQAYGMQVVGTPEEADVLLLNTCSVREKAQEKVFSHLGRWRELKEKRPELVIGVGGCVASQEGEGIRTRAPFVDIVFGPQTLHRLPEMVKSVREQRKPVVDVSFPEIEKFDRLPEPRADGPSAFVSIMEGCSKYCTFCVVPYTRGEEVSRPFDDVLLEVSQLAAQGVREVNLLGQNVNAYRGATHDGGVADLGDLIRFVAAIEGIGRIRFTTSHPVEMNENIISAFVDVPQLVSHLHLPVQSGSDRILAQMKRGHTALEYKSKIRKLRAARPDLCMSSDFIIGFPGETDADFEATMNLIADVGFDLSFSFIYSPRPGTPASGLPDDVPADVKKERLALLQQRINQQTQDISRRMVGTVQRILVEGPSRKDPNELRGRTENNRVVNFLGDACWIGKFVDVRIVDALPNSLRGEFVAGEGEKAFKMAANLTETLA from the coding sequence ATGGCGGACAAGCTTTACATTCTTACCAATGGTTGCCAGATGAACGAGTACGACTCCTCCAAAATGGCGGACGTGCTGGATCAAGCCTATGGCATGCAGGTGGTCGGAACGCCGGAAGAGGCCGATGTTTTGTTGCTAAATACCTGCTCGGTGCGCGAAAAGGCGCAGGAGAAGGTGTTTTCCCATCTGGGCCGCTGGCGCGAGCTGAAAGAAAAGCGTCCGGAATTGGTGATTGGCGTCGGTGGTTGCGTTGCCAGTCAGGAAGGCGAAGGCATTCGCACCCGTGCGCCGTTTGTCGACATTGTGTTCGGCCCGCAGACTCTGCACCGCCTGCCGGAAATGGTCAAATCCGTGCGCGAACAGCGCAAGCCCGTGGTTGATGTCAGTTTTCCCGAAATCGAAAAGTTTGATCGCCTGCCCGAGCCTCGTGCCGATGGCCCCAGTGCCTTTGTTTCTATCATGGAAGGTTGCAGCAAGTACTGCACGTTCTGCGTAGTGCCCTATACCCGTGGCGAAGAAGTTTCCCGACCTTTTGATGATGTGTTACTGGAAGTTTCCCAGCTGGCTGCCCAGGGTGTTCGCGAGGTCAATTTGCTGGGGCAAAACGTCAATGCTTACCGTGGCGCTACCCACGATGGTGGAGTTGCCGATCTGGGTGATCTGATTCGCTTTGTGGCGGCGATTGAGGGCATCGGTCGTATTCGTTTCACCACATCGCACCCGGTGGAAATGAATGAGAACATTATCTCGGCCTTTGTCGATGTGCCGCAGTTGGTCAGCCATCTGCATTTGCCGGTGCAAAGTGGTTCCGACCGCATTCTGGCGCAGATGAAGCGTGGCCACACCGCACTGGAATACAAATCCAAAATTCGCAAGCTGCGCGCCGCGCGTCCTGACCTGTGCATGTCGTCGGATTTCATTATCGGTTTTCCGGGTGAGACCGATGCGGATTTTGAAGCAACCATGAATTTAATCGCGGACGTGGGCTTTGATCTCTCGTTCAGTTTTATTTACAGCCCGCGTCCGGGGACGCCAGCGTCCGGTCTGCCGGATGACGTGCCGGCGGACGTGAAAAAAGAGCGTCTGGCGCTTTTGCAGCAGCGCATCAATCAGCAGACGCAGGACATCAGCCGTCGCATGGTGGGAACTGTGCAGCGCATCCTGGTGGAAGGGCCGTCGAGAAAAGACCCCAACGAGCTGCGCGGACGCACTGAAAACAACCGTGTGGTCAACTTTCTCGGCGATGCGTGCTGGATCGGTAAATTCGTTGACGTGCGCATCGTCGACGCTCTCCCCAACTCGCTGCGTGGTGAGTTCGTGGCCGGTGAGGGTGAAAAAGCGTTTAAAATGGCCGCTAACTTAACAGAGACACTAGCTTGA
- the mtnB gene encoding methylthioribulose 1-phosphate dehydratase: protein MALTFDDMPARQALAQVGKQFHQRGWMFGTAGNLSKRHDEDSFWLTASGKPKGQLDENDFVRVDIHSGDMLEQLAEGNKPSAETCIHQVIYQQFSDAGACLHVHTVDAVIATQKFARDGLLRLPALEMIKGFNIWQQNPEIDLPVFDNILEVPRIAEQMCAFYQTNPSQLTAMMIRDHGITVWGRNLQEAYNRVEILEFLMSYLARQG, encoded by the coding sequence ATGGCCCTGACTTTCGATGACATGCCAGCCAGACAGGCATTGGCCCAGGTAGGCAAACAATTCCACCAGCGCGGCTGGATGTTCGGCACCGCCGGCAACCTGAGCAAACGCCATGACGAGGACAGCTTTTGGCTGACCGCCAGCGGCAAGCCCAAGGGCCAACTCGATGAAAACGACTTCGTCCGCGTCGATATTCACAGCGGCGACATGCTCGAACAACTGGCCGAGGGCAACAAACCTTCGGCTGAAACCTGCATTCATCAGGTCATCTACCAGCAGTTCAGCGATGCCGGCGCCTGCCTGCACGTGCACACGGTAGACGCAGTCATCGCCACCCAAAAATTCGCCCGTGATGGTTTGCTGCGCCTGCCGGCGCTGGAAATGATCAAGGGCTTTAATATCTGGCAGCAGAATCCAGAAATTGACCTGCCGGTGTTCGACAACATTCTGGAAGTTCCCCGCATCGCCGAGCAAATGTGCGCCTTTTACCAGACCAACCCCAGTCAACTGACGGCAATGATGATTCGCGATCATGGCATCACCGTCTGGGGCCGCAACCTGCAGGAAGCCTATAACCGAGTAGAAATTCTTGAGTTTTTAATGTCTTATCTGGCACGACAAGGCTAA
- the ybeY gene encoding rRNA maturation RNase YbeY, giving the protein MLELDVQFAVDTAGLPDEAQLRQWVQAALAGAGYHKPAEVSIRITDAAEISQLNRDYRGKDYATNVLSFPMELPEELDLPMLGDIVVCAQVVADESREQDKALMAHWAHMIVHGTLHLLGFDHITDNEAEEMEGLERQILATLGFPDPY; this is encoded by the coding sequence ATGCTTGAGCTGGATGTGCAGTTTGCCGTGGACACGGCGGGTTTGCCTGACGAGGCGCAACTGCGTCAGTGGGTGCAGGCCGCGCTGGCGGGCGCAGGCTATCACAAGCCAGCCGAAGTAAGCATTCGCATTACCGATGCCGCCGAGATTAGCCAACTGAATCGCGACTACCGTGGTAAAGATTACGCCACCAACGTGTTGTCGTTTCCGATGGAATTACCCGAAGAATTAGATCTGCCGATGCTCGGTGATATTGTCGTTTGCGCCCAGGTGGTGGCGGACGAATCCCGCGAGCAGGACAAGGCGCTGATGGCGCATTGGGCCCACATGATCGTGCATGGCACGTTGCATTTGTTGGGTTTTGATCATATAACTGATAACGAAGCTGAGGAAATGGAAGGGCTGGAGCGTCAAATTCTGGCCACCCTTGGCTTCCCCGATCCCTACTAA
- a CDS encoding RuBisCO large subunit C-terminal-like domain-containing protein, with amino-acid sequence MMITVSYRFPAGADAAKLAKVIAIGQTVGSWGAEFSHRAQAMAAHTAQVLDIQPQADGSHIARIGFPRINTENDIASLLTMIFGKFSLAGPARVMAIELPDDYGTGAKFGIEGIRAKLEVHDRPLIMAIFKPALGLSAQDHADLLSQVAPEGLDLIKDDEINFDLRTAPTLDRVKACHRVLEELRQKQGRDLLYAVNISGRADQIVDTARRLQDAGANALLLNVLCFGYSVLEALAAHPDVEVPIFAHPALSGAIGGATDGSSDYGIDYSVLLGTLMAYGGADAVLVPAHYGSLPFAAQSEFRIRDILRNPPAGRRKVLPVPSAGVTPGITRRALADYGNDVALNAGSAIFDHPLGAAAGVRAFFQALDAVKHQRPLNAAVDHPRELKTALEKWGGD; translated from the coding sequence ATGATGATTACAGTCAGTTATCGTTTTCCAGCCGGTGCCGACGCTGCCAAACTGGCGAAGGTCATTGCCATTGGCCAAACCGTTGGCTCATGGGGTGCGGAATTTTCGCACCGCGCCCAGGCCATGGCCGCCCACACCGCCCAGGTGCTGGACATCCAGCCACAGGCCGACGGCAGTCATATTGCCCGCATTGGTTTTCCACGCATTAATACCGAAAACGACATCGCCAGCCTGCTGACCATGATTTTTGGCAAATTCAGCCTGGCCGGCCCCGCCCGCGTCATGGCCATTGAGTTGCCCGACGACTACGGCACCGGCGCCAAATTCGGCATTGAGGGTATACGCGCCAAGCTCGAGGTTCACGACCGACCGTTGATCATGGCCATTTTCAAACCCGCCCTGGGTCTGTCAGCCCAGGATCATGCCGATCTGCTGTCCCAGGTTGCGCCCGAGGGACTGGATTTGATCAAGGACGACGAAATCAACTTTGACCTGCGCACCGCGCCAACCCTGGATCGAGTCAAAGCCTGTCATCGCGTCCTTGAGGAATTGCGCCAAAAACAGGGCCGAGACCTGCTGTACGCCGTCAACATCAGTGGCCGCGCCGACCAGATCGTCGACACTGCCCGCCGCCTGCAGGACGCCGGTGCCAATGCGCTGCTGCTCAACGTGCTGTGCTTTGGCTACTCGGTACTGGAAGCACTGGCTGCCCATCCCGATGTTGAAGTGCCCATTTTTGCCCACCCGGCGCTGTCCGGTGCCATTGGCGGTGCCACCGACGGCAGCAGCGATTACGGCATCGACTACAGCGTACTGCTCGGCACCCTGATGGCCTATGGCGGAGCCGACGCGGTGCTGGTGCCGGCACACTATGGCTCGCTGCCGTTTGCCGCCCAGAGCGAGTTTCGCATTCGCGACATCCTGCGCAATCCACCCGCCGGACGACGCAAAGTGCTGCCCGTGCCCTCAGCCGGTGTCACCCCTGGCATTACCCGTCGCGCGCTGGCCGATTATGGCAACGACGTCGCACTTAATGCCGGCTCGGCCATTTTTGATCACCCGCTGGGCGCTGCTGCCGGCGTGCGCGCCTTCTTCCAGGCGCTGGACGCCGTCAAACACCAGCGTCCGCTGAATGCCGCCGTTGATCACCCGCGAGAACTGAAAACAGCCCTGGAGAAATGGGGCGGTGACTGA
- a CDS encoding HPr family phosphocarrier protein has protein sequence MPEMHLEIINKLGLHARAAAKFVATASAFQADILLCKDDRCANGKSIMGIMMLAAGKGSQISVRAEGDDADAALAALKELINRRFNEDE, from the coding sequence ATGCCTGAAATGCACTTGGAAATCATCAACAAACTAGGTCTGCATGCCCGCGCGGCCGCCAAATTCGTCGCCACCGCCAGCGCTTTTCAGGCGGATATTCTGCTGTGCAAGGACGATCGTTGCGCCAACGGCAAAAGCATCATGGGCATCATGATGCTCGCCGCCGGCAAAGGCAGTCAAATCAGCGTGCGCGCCGAGGGCGATGACGCCGATGCGGCATTAGCCGCACTGAAAGAACTCATCAACCGTCGTTTCAACGAAGACGAATAA
- a CDS encoding PhoH family protein translates to MLNSPVSSTLDFHLEPVDNSRLANLCGQFGEHLRQIESRFGVQINHRGNAFRIVGVADDAQAAALVLQNLYADTVKESLTPQRVQLSLQEAGVEVLRDPSAEHSAPLELVLRQKVVRVRGANQARYIQRIREYDINFGIGPAGTGKTYLAVAAAVEALEDERVSRIILARPAVEAGERLGFLPGDLAQKIDPYLRPLYDALYEMLGFDHVAKLIERHIIEVAPLAFMRGRTLNDAYIILDEAQNTTREQMKMFLTRIGFGSKVIVTGDVTQTDLPDKRASGLLHVTTILKDVEGVSFTMFEKKDVVRHPLVQRVVAAYEKHENA, encoded by the coding sequence ATTTTGAATTCCCCCGTATCGTCGACCCTGGACTTTCACCTCGAGCCAGTGGACAACAGCCGATTGGCTAATCTTTGCGGCCAGTTTGGCGAACATCTCCGTCAAATCGAATCCCGTTTCGGGGTGCAGATCAATCACCGAGGCAATGCATTTCGCATCGTGGGCGTCGCTGACGATGCTCAGGCGGCGGCGTTGGTGTTGCAAAATTTGTATGCTGATACAGTCAAAGAAAGTTTAACCCCGCAACGAGTGCAGTTGTCGCTACAGGAGGCAGGTGTGGAAGTATTGCGTGATCCCAGTGCCGAACACAGTGCGCCATTGGAGCTGGTGTTGCGGCAAAAAGTGGTGCGTGTGCGTGGTGCCAATCAGGCCAGATACATTCAGCGCATTCGTGAATACGATATCAATTTTGGCATCGGTCCGGCCGGTACGGGTAAAACCTATCTGGCGGTGGCTGCGGCAGTGGAAGCGCTGGAAGACGAACGCGTCAGTCGCATTATCCTGGCCCGTCCAGCGGTGGAAGCCGGCGAGCGTCTGGGCTTTTTGCCTGGTGACCTGGCGCAGAAAATCGATCCCTATTTGCGGCCGCTGTACGATGCGCTGTATGAAATGCTCGGTTTTGATCACGTTGCCAAACTGATAGAGCGTCACATTATTGAAGTGGCACCGCTGGCCTTTATGCGCGGTCGTACGCTCAATGATGCCTACATCATTCTCGACGAGGCGCAGAACACGACCCGCGAACAAATGAAAATGTTTTTGACGCGGATTGGCTTTGGTTCCAAGGTGATTGTTACCGGTGACGTTACCCAGACAGACTTGCCGGACAAACGTGCCTCAGGTCTGCTGCATGTCACCACCATCCTCAAGGATGTCGAAGGTGTCAGCTTTACCATGTTTGAGAAAAAAGACGTGGTGCGTCATCCTCTGGTGCAGCGCGTGGTAGCCGCCTACGAAAAACACGAAAATGCTTGA
- a CDS encoding HAD-IB family phosphatase — MTDNKTCPLMVFCDFDGTITVNETLRGMFVQWLPQQAPAILARLDAGQLSLRQALIDLTALLPSDCRERMSQQILLEPMHAGFDRFVEFLHQRDIPLVILSSGLDFYILTKLQPWLDKIHAVHALRTEIDGEHLRLVLPYDDAREAMPKATVMASYRADFNIAIGDSMSDFQIAQQADLVFARDKLLAHMQGQTKVCAWRDFDDIQQQLRSKLD, encoded by the coding sequence GTGACTGACAACAAGACCTGTCCGCTGATGGTGTTCTGTGATTTTGACGGCACCATCACCGTCAACGAAACCTTGCGTGGCATGTTTGTCCAATGGCTGCCACAGCAAGCGCCGGCGATACTGGCGCGACTGGATGCTGGTCAACTCAGTTTGCGTCAGGCGCTGATCGACCTGACGGCACTGCTGCCCAGTGACTGCCGTGAGCGCATGAGCCAGCAAATCCTGCTCGAACCCATGCACGCGGGCTTTGACCGCTTCGTCGAGTTTTTGCATCAGCGCGATATTCCGCTGGTCATTCTCTCCAGCGGTCTGGACTTTTACATCCTGACCAAACTGCAGCCCTGGCTGGACAAAATCCACGCCGTGCACGCCCTGCGAACTGAAATCGACGGCGAGCACCTGCGCCTGGTTCTGCCCTACGATGACGCCCGCGAGGCCATGCCCAAAGCCACGGTCATGGCCAGCTACCGGGCGGATTTCAATATCGCCATTGGCGATTCCATGTCAGATTTTCAGATCGCTCAACAGGCAGATCTGGTGTTTGCCCGTGATAAACTACTGGCCCACATGCAGGGGCAAACCAAGGTCTGCGCCTGGCGCGATTTTGATGATATTCAGCAACAACTGCGGAGCAAGCTAGACTAA